The Brevibacillus choshinensis genome includes the window TACGTCTCGCAGCTGCTGAATGATTTGGGACTGCAAAATGTTACCTTTCATCCAGGGTATACGCTGAGGATCCAGACCCTGGGACAGTTCCGCGTCTGGCTGGGCGATCACGAGCTGAGCGAGAAGGCGTGGCAGCGTGGAACAGCCAAGCTCTTATTTCAGCTGTTGCTGACCAAGCGACAGCATCTACTGGCGCGTGAGGAAATCATGAACCGTCTGTGGGCAGACAGCGATGAGGAATCAGCCATCCGTGACTTCAAGGTGGCTTTGAATGCGCTGAACAAAGCCTTGGAGCCGAATCGAGCTGCTCGCGCCGATACGTTTTTTATTCAAAGGCAAGGGAGCTCCTACGGTTTTAATCTGGCTTCTGGGTACCAAATTGACGTCGAGGAATTCGAAAAGCTCGTCACACTCGGGATGACAGAGACGGATTCGAGACAAGCTGCCATATTGCTCGAAAAAGGGCTCAGCTATTACCAGGGCGACTATTTGCCAGAATGCCGATATGACGAGTGGTGTGTCGAGGAGCGAGAGCGATTACAGGTACTGTTCCTGCGAGGGGCAGAGAGGGTGGCCAAAATCAGGCTGGAGGACAATCGGTTGGAGGGTGTCATCCGCTGGTGTGAAGCGATCTTGCGTGTCGATGACTGTTGGGAAGAAGCCTATCGCTTGTTGATGACCGCCTATTATCAGTTAAACAATCGGGCGCAAGCGATACGCTGGTATGAAAAATGTGTAACAAAACTGCAAGAGCAACTGGGGGTAGCCCCAATGCCAGCCACAAAGGAAACGTATCAAAAAATTATGACGAGATGAGACCGCCACGAAGCGGTCTTTTTTAAGAGTATCAGGGATCACGAAAAATATAAAAAACATGGAGACTCCAACATAGCGGATGTGGGGAGAAGCAGGTTTCCGATCTGTGCTCCGGCTTTTCCCACCGAACAGATTCGGCGGCCCTGCATGGGAGAATAGACTGTCCGCTCCACAACGATTCACGGGGAAGCGGTAAAGTAGTAGCCGCTCCGCCTGGAAACCTGCTTCTCCTGCGAGCTTTTGTGGTTTCTAGCCACCAGGTATTACAAGGGAGCAAAAGCTTTAATTCCCAATCGTTGAGCTTCGAAGGACATGGGTGAATCAAGAGAATAACGAGACGTCAAATATGTCAGCTCGACGTGTCAGGGGAGCAATTGAATAAGGAGAACCATACTTTCGTTCTTCTATGGCATTATCCCACGAAGGGTTCTTCTCAGAGAATCTTCGTGGAAGGCTCACAAGAAAAGGTACGTGGATGAGCCAAAGCTGGTCGAGGAAAAAAGGGAAATAAGCGAAGATCTTTGGAATACCAACCAAGGCGCAATAGAAAAACGAAACACGGTTTTAAGCGTCCACCTCTGATACGCTCCCTGAGACGGCTGCTTTGCACGCGGTTTCGTTTTTTATATGGAGCCGGACAGGTATGACCCTCAGTAGGTGTTCCTATGAAGCTGGAGCGTTTTCCCCTTTTTCCTCCCCTCCACCATAGTATGATTGACCACCATACCAAAAGTCTCCCATAAAAACGCGCACGCTTGACAAAACTAGGAAGGAGTCTTACACTAATTTTTGTACTGACCAGTCAGTTCAAAAAAGATAAGGAGGATGGGAGTGATGGCGTCAGCAAAAAAAGACCAGATTGCACAGGGAGCTTTAACTGCATTCGCCCAATACGGGTTTAGTGAAACCTCGATGGACACGATCGCCGAAGTAGCGCAAGTCGCCAAGGGGACGCTCTATTACCATTTTTCTACGAAAGAAGAGCTGTTCCTGTACGTCATTGAAAAAGGCGTGAAGATGCTGATTTACCATGTAGACAGTGTCATGCAAAAAGAAGAATTATCGCTGGAAGACCGCATGATGAGTGTGTTGGATGAGCATCTTCGCTTCTTTTCCGAAAATCAGGAGCTTTGCTTTTTGC containing:
- a CDS encoding TetR/AcrR family transcriptional regulator, with the protein product MASAKKDQIAQGALTAFAQYGFSETSMDTIAEVAQVAKGTLYYHFSTKEELFLYVIEKGVKMLIYHVDSVMQKEELSLEDRMMSVLDEHLRFFSENQELCFLLLSFFTGDEQRDQMVGRILTGYFTTMENYMTDLQQKGYIRADAEIRTLASALFGMIGFTVLRKQFRKEPLQSEAGRLTLRNMLAGILQK